The following coding sequences lie in one Mycobacterium sp. Z3061 genomic window:
- a CDS encoding dihydrofolate reductase: protein MTGRNDLGLVWAQSTSGVIGRGGDIPWRVPEDLTHFRKITMGHTVVMGRRTWESLPENFRPLPGRRNIVLSQRGFTADGAEVLDTLEKALNDPETWVIGGAQIYALALPQASRCEVTEVDIDLPRDDEDALAPVLDETWHGETGEWQVSRAGLRYRFHSYFRS from the coding sequence ATGACAGGCAGAAACGACCTGGGCCTGGTGTGGGCTCAGTCGACGTCCGGCGTCATCGGGCGCGGCGGCGACATACCGTGGCGGGTGCCAGAGGACCTGACCCACTTCAGGAAGATCACCATGGGTCACACGGTGGTGATGGGCCGCCGCACCTGGGAATCTCTGCCGGAGAATTTCCGGCCGCTGCCCGGCCGGCGAAACATCGTGCTCAGCCAGCGCGGCTTCACGGCGGACGGCGCTGAGGTGCTCGACACACTCGAGAAAGCACTCAACGACCCGGAAACCTGGGTGATCGGTGGCGCTCAGATCTACGCGCTGGCGTTACCGCAGGCCAGCAGGTGTGAAGTCACCGAAGTCGATATCGACCTGCCGCGCGACGACGAGGACGCGCTGGCACCGGTGCTCGACGAGACGTGGCATGGTGAAACAGGGGAGTGGCAAGTCAGCCGCGCGGGGTTGCGTTACCGGTTTCACAGCTACTTCCGCTCGTGA
- a CDS encoding thymidylate synthase yields the protein MPIATPYEDLLRQVLETGTAKSDRTGTGTRSLFGRQIRYDLSAGFPLLTTKKVHLKSVVYELLWFLRGDSNVSWLQEHGVTIWDEWASETGDLGPVYGVQWRSWPTPTGEHIDQISAALHLLRTDPDSRRIIVSAWNVGEIPQMALPPCHAFFQFYVADGRLSCQLYQRSADLFLGVPFNIASYALLTHMMAAQSGLDVGEFVWTGGDCHIYDNHVEQVALQLTRDPRPYPELVLAQRDSIFDYRYEDVVVQHYDPHPAIKAPVAV from the coding sequence GTGCCGATCGCGACGCCGTACGAAGACCTACTGCGTCAGGTGCTCGAAACGGGCACGGCTAAATCCGACCGCACCGGCACCGGCACTCGAAGCCTGTTCGGCCGCCAGATCCGCTACGACCTGTCAGCCGGGTTTCCGCTGCTGACCACCAAGAAGGTGCATCTGAAGTCGGTCGTTTACGAATTGCTGTGGTTTTTGCGCGGCGACTCCAACGTCAGCTGGCTACAGGAGCACGGCGTCACCATTTGGGACGAATGGGCAAGCGAGACAGGGGATCTCGGACCTGTCTACGGCGTACAGTGGCGGTCGTGGCCCACCCCGACCGGTGAGCACATCGACCAGATCAGCGCCGCACTACATTTGCTGCGCACCGACCCGGACTCCCGGCGCATCATCGTCTCGGCCTGGAATGTCGGTGAAATACCGCAGATGGCGCTGCCGCCGTGTCACGCGTTCTTCCAGTTCTACGTCGCCGACGGCCGCCTGAGCTGCCAGTTGTACCAGCGCAGCGCCGACCTGTTCCTCGGGGTTCCGTTCAACATCGCCAGCTACGCACTGCTCACGCACATGATGGCCGCCCAGTCCGGCCTGGACGTCGGCGAGTTCGTCTGGACCGGCGGCGACTGCCACATCTACGACAACCACGTCGAACAGGTCGCGCTGCAACTTACCCGCGATCCTCGTCCCTACCCGGAACTGGTTCTCGCGCAAAGGGATTCAATCTTCGACTACCGGTATGAGGACGTCGTCGTCCAGCACTACGACCCGCACCCGGCGATCAAGGCGCCCGTAGCTGTATGA
- a CDS encoding DivIVA domain-containing protein: protein MVTEPVKTFSRKFFGYDPATVDAHIEVLGTKQRLLRDDVESLRARLRESGDEVASLRKEVAQLTETSPSPHAMQQRMAKMLQRAVEEVSQMQAEARAEAQELIASAEADIEAEQQKSKEQLAEMTERLKALQDEYDETRAKQESELSNMRADTQSGIDEAWREAQQERDQLLADARQEADHYREQARRAVDEATQQRINVLEQLMSVYRDLEPVPAALESAHAELKQTATNGTADRKVRTA, encoded by the coding sequence GTGGTAACCGAACCCGTGAAGACGTTTTCTCGAAAGTTCTTCGGCTACGACCCGGCCACGGTAGACGCGCACATTGAAGTGCTGGGCACCAAGCAGCGGCTGCTTCGCGACGATGTGGAGAGCCTGCGGGCCCGGCTGCGGGAGTCCGGTGACGAGGTGGCCTCGCTGCGCAAGGAAGTGGCCCAACTCACCGAGACTTCACCCTCACCGCACGCGATGCAACAGCGGATGGCCAAGATGCTGCAACGCGCGGTCGAGGAGGTGTCCCAGATGCAGGCCGAGGCGCGCGCTGAGGCGCAGGAGCTGATCGCGTCGGCCGAAGCCGATATCGAAGCCGAGCAGCAGAAGTCGAAAGAGCAGCTGGCGGAGATGACCGAGCGGTTGAAAGCCCTGCAGGACGAGTACGACGAAACCAGGGCAAAGCAGGAGTCCGAGCTGTCGAATATGCGGGCGGACACCCAGTCGGGAATCGACGAGGCCTGGCGGGAAGCGCAGCAGGAGCGTGACCAGCTTCTCGCCGACGCAAGGCAGGAGGCAGACCACTACCGCGAGCAGGCCCGGCGTGCGGTGGACGAGGCGACTCAGCAACGAATCAATGTGCTGGAGCAGCTGATGAGCGTCTACCGCGACCTCGAACCGGTGCCGGCAGCGCTCGAGTCGGCACACGCTGAACTCAAGCAGACGGCCACCAACGGGACGGCGGACCGCAAAGTCAGGACCGCATAA
- a CDS encoding SDR family oxidoreductase, with protein sequence MTSLDLTGRTAIVTGASRGIGLAISQKLSDAGANVVLTARKQEAADAAAAQVGDRALGVGAHAVDEDAARRCVDLTLERFGRVDILINNAGTNPAYGPLIDQDHARFNKIFDVNLWAPLLWTSLVVKSGMGEHGGAIVNTASIGGMHQSPAMGLYNATKAALIHVTKQLALELSPRIRVNAIAPGVVRTKLAEALWKDHEDPLASSIALGRIGEPDDVAAAVAFLVSDAASWITGETLVIDGGLLLGAAQGFQSGGGR encoded by the coding sequence ATGACCTCTTTGGATTTGACCGGCCGCACCGCGATTGTCACCGGCGCTTCGCGGGGCATCGGATTGGCGATTTCCCAGAAGCTTTCCGACGCCGGTGCCAACGTGGTGCTGACCGCCCGTAAGCAGGAAGCAGCCGATGCGGCCGCCGCGCAGGTGGGCGATCGGGCGCTCGGAGTAGGCGCGCATGCCGTCGACGAGGACGCCGCGCGGCGCTGCGTCGATCTCACTCTCGAGCGGTTCGGCCGGGTGGACATTCTGATCAACAACGCCGGCACGAACCCGGCCTACGGTCCACTGATTGACCAGGACCACGCCCGTTTCAACAAGATCTTCGACGTCAATCTCTGGGCGCCGCTGCTGTGGACGTCGCTGGTGGTCAAGTCGGGGATGGGGGAGCATGGTGGCGCCATCGTCAACACCGCCTCGATCGGTGGCATGCACCAGTCTCCGGCCATGGGCCTGTACAACGCCACGAAAGCCGCGCTGATTCACGTCACCAAGCAACTGGCACTGGAACTTTCGCCGCGCATCCGGGTCAACGCGATCGCTCCTGGCGTGGTACGCACCAAGCTGGCCGAAGCCCTGTGGAAGGACCACGAGGACCCGCTGGCCTCATCGATCGCGCTGGGCCGGATCGGTGAGCCCGACGATGTGGCCGCCGCGGTCGCGTTCCTGGTCTCCGACGCGGCCAGCTGGATCACCGGCGAAACGCTGGTGATCGACGGCGGCCTGCTGCTGGGCGCCGCGCAAGGTTTCCAGTCCGGCGGCGGGCGGTGA
- a CDS encoding acyl-CoA dehydrogenase family protein, with translation MTTEAEVDVLVRTLLDGYDPATTAPRDFLGAQYDAGLAWVHLPVGFGGLGLPRTAQERVHAQLAAAGAPIGGTEKNYIGMGMAAPTIAAYGTDEQKRKFLRPLFTGEQIYCQLFSEPGAGSDLAAAATRAVRDGDDWIVNGQKVWTSQAQHAQMAILVARTNPDVPKHAGLTYFLCDMTQPGVEVRPLRQITGEAEFNEVFLTDVRIPDANRLGPEGGGWRVATTTLNNERVAIGSRAGTPRESGHIGKVAKAWRGNAALRNPAMHDELMRLWVDAEVLRLTGERLRQQAASGQPGPEGAGMKIAFARIAQAISGFEIELHGEAGLSYDDWTMRRPDVVDLTGREPGYRYLRARGNSIEGGTSEILRNTVSERVLGLPGEHRVDKAVAWKDLPR, from the coding sequence GTGACCACCGAAGCCGAAGTGGACGTGCTGGTCCGGACATTGCTGGACGGGTACGACCCGGCCACCACCGCGCCACGGGACTTCCTGGGAGCCCAGTACGACGCAGGCCTCGCGTGGGTGCATCTACCGGTCGGATTCGGGGGCCTGGGGCTGCCGCGGACCGCGCAGGAGCGGGTGCACGCGCAGCTGGCCGCCGCGGGTGCGCCCATCGGCGGCACCGAGAAGAACTACATCGGCATGGGCATGGCCGCGCCGACGATAGCGGCCTACGGGACCGACGAGCAGAAGCGAAAGTTCCTGCGTCCGTTGTTCACTGGCGAACAGATCTACTGCCAGTTGTTCAGCGAACCAGGCGCCGGGTCCGACCTGGCCGCGGCGGCCACCCGCGCCGTGCGCGACGGGGACGACTGGATCGTCAACGGGCAGAAGGTGTGGACGTCGCAGGCCCAGCACGCGCAGATGGCGATCCTGGTCGCACGCACAAACCCCGACGTCCCCAAACACGCCGGCTTGACCTATTTTCTGTGCGACATGACTCAACCAGGCGTCGAAGTACGGCCACTGCGTCAGATCACCGGTGAAGCGGAGTTCAACGAGGTCTTCCTGACCGACGTCCGGATACCCGACGCCAACCGGCTCGGACCCGAAGGCGGCGGCTGGCGGGTTGCCACCACCACGCTCAACAACGAGCGGGTCGCGATCGGTTCGCGCGCCGGCACCCCGCGCGAGAGCGGCCATATCGGGAAGGTCGCCAAGGCCTGGCGCGGTAATGCGGCACTGCGCAATCCCGCCATGCACGACGAGCTGATGCGCCTGTGGGTCGACGCGGAGGTCCTTCGCCTCACCGGCGAGCGGCTGCGCCAGCAGGCGGCGAGCGGCCAGCCTGGACCGGAGGGCGCCGGCATGAAGATCGCGTTTGCCCGCATCGCGCAAGCGATTTCGGGCTTCGAGATCGAGCTGCACGGTGAGGCCGGGCTGAGCTACGACGACTGGACCATGCGCCGGCCGGACGTTGTCGACCTGACCGGCCGCGAGCCCGGGTACCGCTACCTACGGGCCAGGGGCAACTCGATAGAGGGCGGTACCTCCGAGATTCTGCGTAACACCGTCTCCGAGCGGGTGCTGGGCCTGCCCGGTGAGCACCGGGTGGACAAGGCCGTCGCATGGAAGGACCTGCCCCGATGA
- a CDS encoding carboxyl transferase domain-containing protein, which yields MRPPPRDVLIANRGEIALRIIRTATELGSRTVAVYAEDDADSPHVHAADEAIALRGNGVAAYLDQAAVLDAAKTSGVVLVHPGYGFLSENPEFARACTSAGFVFVGPDAEVLELVGNKSSARASAAAAGVPVLAATEGPSSVEDVRAFFAVRDGAIMLKALAGGGGRGMRRVDRLEQIDDAYRRSAAEAQLGFGDSALFAEELLTDARHIEVQIVAASAGRRTRALALGDRDCSIQRRYQKLVEIAPAQHLSADLRRRLHQAAARLCAGVGLRGLATVEFLVNGEDFVFLEINPRIQVEHTITEAVTGIDLVAVQLAIAEGASFDELPLPAGIAADGTEVGGEAAAAAGIAIQTRVNMETFGPDGSVLPSAGTLTVFSPPTGPGVRVDTYGRPGLAPSPRYDSLLAKVITHVHGTAFGAAVRKAHTALGEFGIEGIGTNLPVLLELLSDKEFQQGAVSTSFLDDKLPQLTAAAATHQRQHPAQVAVELYPGEEVLRAQLAGTVVEMVSDGAEVRAGGQVVVLEAMKMQHVLTAPDALRTVRILVTPGQVVGTGDPLVVFTRSGSGSEGESISAAVDLDRPREDLDEVRQRHRMTLDEGRPAAVDKRHKLGRRTARENIADLVDAGSFVEYGALAIAAQRSRRSDEDLIANTPADGLVAGLATIGADRFGRQAASAVVVSYDYTVLAGTQGMRNHAKTDRVFELAGRKRLPVVLFAEGGGGRPGDTDVGGMAGLDVPTFRMLAGLSGRVPLVSIVSGRCFAGNAALAGVCDVIVATPDANIGMGGPAMIEGGGLGVYPPEAIGPIDVQRRNGVVSLVARDEAHAVSLAKRYLGYFQGAVTDWEAPDPRLARHVVPQNRLRAYDVHRAIESVVDVDSVLELRPDYGVGVVTALVRVEGVAYGLIANSSHHLGGAIDAEAADKVGDFLTLCESFRMPVISLCDTPGFMVGPEAEKEAAVRRFGRMFILGAQLTVPFGMIILRKGYGLGAMAMAGGSFRAPQFTVAWPTGEIGGMGLEGAVRLGFSKELAAAPDDIQRQALFDKLVAAAYQHGKALRAGTTFELDDVIDPADSRAWITRLRDR from the coding sequence ATGCGGCCACCACCGCGCGATGTCCTCATCGCAAACCGCGGCGAGATCGCCCTCCGCATCATCCGCACCGCAACCGAACTCGGCTCGCGGACCGTCGCGGTCTATGCCGAGGATGACGCCGACAGTCCGCACGTGCACGCGGCCGACGAGGCAATTGCGCTGCGGGGCAACGGCGTAGCCGCCTACCTCGACCAGGCCGCCGTTCTGGACGCCGCGAAGACGTCGGGTGTGGTGCTGGTTCACCCCGGTTACGGGTTCCTCAGCGAAAACCCCGAATTCGCGCGCGCCTGCACGTCCGCGGGCTTCGTGTTCGTAGGCCCGGACGCCGAAGTCCTCGAACTGGTCGGCAACAAGTCTTCGGCCCGCGCTTCGGCCGCCGCCGCCGGTGTTCCGGTGCTGGCCGCCACCGAGGGGCCGAGCAGCGTCGAGGACGTGCGCGCGTTCTTCGCCGTCCGCGACGGCGCCATCATGCTCAAGGCCCTGGCCGGTGGCGGCGGGCGCGGCATGCGCAGGGTCGATCGCCTCGAGCAGATCGACGACGCCTACCGCCGGTCCGCTGCGGAAGCGCAACTCGGCTTCGGTGACTCGGCACTGTTCGCAGAAGAGCTGCTGACCGACGCGCGGCACATCGAAGTACAGATCGTCGCCGCATCGGCAGGACGACGAACCCGTGCCCTGGCGCTGGGCGATCGGGATTGCAGCATCCAGCGGCGTTACCAGAAGCTGGTGGAAATCGCCCCTGCCCAGCACCTTTCCGCCGACCTGCGCCGCCGCCTGCACCAGGCGGCGGCCCGGTTGTGTGCCGGGGTGGGTTTGCGCGGACTGGCCACCGTCGAATTCCTGGTCAATGGCGAAGATTTCGTCTTCCTCGAGATCAATCCGCGTATCCAGGTGGAACACACGATCACCGAGGCAGTCACCGGCATCGACCTGGTGGCCGTCCAGCTGGCCATCGCCGAGGGCGCCTCGTTCGACGAACTGCCGCTGCCCGCCGGAATAGCAGCGGACGGAACCGAAGTCGGTGGCGAGGCGGCCGCAGCGGCAGGCATCGCGATTCAGACCCGCGTCAACATGGAAACTTTCGGGCCGGACGGCTCGGTGCTGCCCAGTGCCGGCACCCTCACCGTGTTCAGCCCGCCGACCGGACCCGGCGTACGCGTCGACACCTACGGCCGGCCCGGCCTGGCGCCCAGTCCACGATACGATTCGTTACTTGCCAAGGTGATCACCCACGTCCACGGCACGGCGTTCGGCGCGGCGGTCCGGAAAGCACACACCGCCTTGGGCGAGTTCGGTATCGAGGGGATCGGAACCAACCTCCCTGTTCTGCTAGAGCTGTTGTCCGACAAAGAATTTCAGCAGGGGGCGGTGTCGACGAGCTTCCTCGACGACAAGCTTCCGCAGCTGACCGCCGCGGCGGCGACCCACCAGCGTCAGCACCCGGCACAGGTCGCGGTCGAGCTCTACCCGGGTGAGGAGGTGCTACGCGCGCAACTGGCCGGCACGGTGGTCGAGATGGTTTCCGACGGCGCGGAGGTCCGCGCCGGCGGGCAGGTGGTGGTGCTGGAGGCGATGAAGATGCAGCACGTCCTGACCGCGCCGGACGCGCTGCGCACGGTTCGCATCCTGGTGACCCCCGGCCAGGTGGTCGGAACCGGGGACCCGCTGGTGGTGTTCACCCGGAGCGGATCCGGATCTGAAGGTGAATCAATTTCGGCCGCAGTCGATCTCGACCGTCCGCGCGAAGATCTTGATGAGGTCCGGCAACGGCACCGGATGACTCTCGACGAGGGGCGTCCGGCCGCGGTCGACAAGCGGCACAAGCTCGGTCGCCGTACGGCGCGGGAGAACATCGCCGATCTCGTCGACGCCGGCAGCTTCGTGGAGTACGGCGCGCTGGCCATCGCCGCCCAGCGCAGCAGGCGCTCCGACGAAGACTTGATCGCCAACACCCCGGCAGACGGCCTGGTCGCCGGCCTGGCCACCATCGGTGCGGATCGCTTCGGGCGGCAGGCCGCATCAGCCGTCGTCGTGTCTTATGACTACACCGTGCTGGCCGGAACACAGGGTATGCGAAACCACGCCAAGACCGACCGGGTTTTCGAACTGGCGGGCCGAAAGCGTTTGCCGGTAGTCCTTTTCGCCGAGGGCGGCGGAGGGCGGCCCGGCGACACCGACGTGGGGGGCATGGCGGGACTGGATGTGCCCACGTTCCGCATGCTGGCCGGGCTGTCGGGCCGAGTCCCGCTCGTATCGATCGTCTCCGGGCGGTGCTTCGCCGGCAATGCCGCGCTGGCCGGGGTCTGCGACGTGATCGTCGCGACGCCGGACGCCAACATCGGAATGGGCGGCCCGGCGATGATCGAGGGCGGTGGCCTCGGAGTCTATCCACCCGAGGCGATCGGGCCGATCGACGTCCAGCGGCGCAACGGCGTCGTGAGCCTGGTGGCCCGCGACGAAGCCCACGCGGTGTCGTTGGCCAAACGTTATCTCGGCTATTTCCAAGGCGCCGTGACGGACTGGGAAGCACCCGATCCACGTCTGGCCCGGCATGTGGTGCCGCAGAATCGGCTGCGCGCCTACGACGTACACCGGGCGATCGAAAGCGTCGTGGATGTCGATTCGGTGCTGGAACTGCGTCCCGATTACGGAGTCGGCGTCGTAACTGCGCTGGTCCGGGTCGAGGGCGTGGCCTACGGCCTGATCGCTAACAGCAGTCACCACCTCGGCGGCGCGATCGACGCCGAGGCGGCCGACAAGGTCGGCGACTTCCTGACCTTGTGCGAGTCCTTTCGGATGCCGGTGATATCGCTGTGCGACACACCCGGATTCATGGTGGGACCGGAGGCTGAGAAGGAAGCGGCGGTACGACGTTTCGGCCGGATGTTCATTCTGGGGGCGCAGCTGACGGTGCCGTTCGGAATGATCATCCTGCGCAAGGGATACGGCCTGGGCGCGATGGCCATGGCCGGTGGATCGTTCCGCGCACCGCAATTCACCGTCGCGTGGCCCACCGGGGAGATCGGTGGCATGGGCCTGGAAGGCGCTGTGCGCCTTGGCTTCAGCAAGGAACTCGCCGCGGCCCCGGACGACATCCAGCGACAGGCCTTGTTCGACAAGCTTGTCGCGGCCGCCTACCAGCACGGCAAGGCGCTGCGCGCCGGCACCACCTTCGAACTGGACGACGTGATAGATCCCGCCGACTCCCGGGCCTGGATCACCAGGCTCCGGGATCGCTGA
- a CDS encoding acyl-CoA dehydrogenase family protein encodes MSDLLYSDTEDALRDSVRQLFADRCSPEAVTRCYDAPPQDFSGVWRTLAAELGVAGLLVPESLGGAGAGAREAAVVMEEIGRAVAPVPFLSSAVLATVALLRAGDTETVAELASGQVTAALVVPLSTAPWDEVTGLAISGAGLSGQVTSVAGAAEADVLVVPVAGANGLELHTVSRADNGVEISPKLALDMTRPLADVHFSGAPSTAVGAGAEAMAAALHTGAALLASEQLGLAQWCFDTTLAYAKERKQFGRAIGSYQAIKHRLSDLWFEVSSATSAARYAADASARGDDDAAIAASLAQAYCSGVAVHAAEECVQLHGGIGMTWEYPAHLFLKRAKSDQLAFGTAYRHRSRLGELVDLPVT; translated from the coding sequence ATGAGCGACCTGCTTTACTCCGACACCGAGGACGCGCTACGCGACAGTGTGCGGCAGTTGTTCGCCGACCGGTGCTCCCCGGAGGCGGTGACGAGATGTTATGACGCACCGCCACAAGACTTTTCCGGTGTCTGGCGCACGCTCGCCGCAGAATTGGGCGTCGCGGGCCTGTTGGTGCCGGAGTCGCTCGGCGGTGCTGGAGCAGGTGCTCGCGAGGCCGCGGTGGTGATGGAGGAGATCGGCCGCGCCGTTGCGCCCGTGCCGTTTTTGTCCAGCGCTGTGCTCGCCACCGTCGCCCTGCTGCGAGCGGGTGACACCGAAACCGTGGCGGAATTGGCTTCTGGGCAGGTCACTGCGGCGCTGGTGGTGCCGTTGTCGACAGCACCCTGGGATGAGGTGACGGGGTTGGCCATAAGCGGCGCCGGCCTGAGCGGTCAGGTCACCAGCGTGGCGGGCGCCGCGGAAGCCGACGTGCTGGTGGTACCGGTCGCCGGCGCCAACGGGCTTGAGCTCCATACCGTTTCGCGTGCGGACAACGGTGTCGAGATCTCGCCCAAGCTTGCTCTGGACATGACGAGACCGCTTGCGGACGTGCACTTTTCGGGTGCTCCTTCGACTGCGGTCGGTGCGGGCGCGGAGGCGATGGCGGCGGCGCTGCACACCGGCGCGGCGTTACTGGCCTCCGAACAACTCGGGCTGGCGCAGTGGTGTTTCGACACCACCCTGGCCTACGCCAAGGAGCGCAAGCAATTCGGCCGCGCAATCGGTTCCTACCAGGCGATCAAGCATCGGTTGTCCGACCTGTGGTTCGAGGTCAGTTCGGCCACGTCAGCGGCCCGCTATGCGGCCGACGCAAGCGCCCGCGGTGATGACGATGCGGCGATCGCGGCGTCCCTGGCGCAGGCCTACTGCAGTGGCGTGGCGGTGCATGCCGCGGAGGAGTGTGTTCAGCTGCACGGTGGCATCGGGATGACCTGGGAGTATCCCGCGCACCTGTTTCTCAAGCGGGCCAAGAGCGATCAGTTGGCGTTCGGCACCGCGTATCGGCACCGGTCCCGCCTCGGGGAACTCGTCGACCTGCCGGTCACCTAG
- a CDS encoding DNA glycosylase AlkZ-like family protein, which yields MSVVRKARLTAAQARRIAVAAQGFNDPRPGAGVTRAHLRRLISRIQVLQLDSVSVAVRAHYAPVFSRLGPYDRDIVDRAAWGPANARLLAEYWVHEAALMAVDDWPLLRWRMRQYRHGRWGTHIVKANPRLADDIVAAVAELGPSTAGQIEAHLEAAPRQTKGAWWNRSDTKWVCEALFAAGVLTTATRVGFARHYDLTERVLPAEVLSRQVDDDEAIRELTLRAATALGLATEPDIRDYFRLSAQQVKPAVAELVSAGEIERVEVDGWSAPAYLRAGQTVPRRDRGTALLCPFDPLIFFRPRVKRIFNFHYRIEIYTPAAKRQYGYYVWPFLLNGELVARVDLKADRGTDTLQVLGAFGEPDAPRAGTVAALDGELRSMATWLGLSGVSVSSRGDLASELRAAVRQAG from the coding sequence GTGTCGGTCGTCCGGAAAGCGAGGCTGACCGCCGCGCAGGCCCGGCGGATCGCCGTTGCGGCGCAAGGATTTAACGATCCCCGACCCGGAGCCGGTGTGACCCGTGCGCACTTGCGGCGGCTGATATCGCGCATCCAGGTGCTGCAGCTGGATTCCGTGTCGGTGGCCGTGCGCGCGCATTACGCCCCGGTGTTCAGCCGGCTGGGCCCTTACGACCGCGACATCGTCGACCGCGCCGCCTGGGGCCCGGCGAACGCACGCCTGCTGGCGGAGTACTGGGTGCACGAAGCCGCACTCATGGCCGTCGATGACTGGCCACTGCTGCGCTGGCGGATGCGCCAGTACCGGCACGGCCGCTGGGGCACCCACATCGTCAAGGCCAATCCCCGGTTGGCCGACGACATCGTCGCCGCCGTCGCCGAACTGGGACCCAGTACCGCCGGCCAGATCGAGGCACATCTGGAAGCCGCGCCCCGCCAGACCAAAGGCGCCTGGTGGAACCGCAGTGACACGAAATGGGTGTGCGAGGCGCTGTTCGCCGCCGGGGTGCTCACCACGGCAACCCGGGTGGGCTTCGCAAGACACTACGACCTGACCGAGCGGGTGCTTCCCGCCGAGGTACTGAGCCGGCAGGTCGACGACGACGAAGCCATCCGGGAACTCACCCTGCGCGCCGCCACCGCACTGGGGCTGGCCACCGAGCCCGACATCCGCGACTACTTCCGGCTTTCCGCGCAACAGGTCAAACCGGCCGTCGCCGAACTGGTTTCAGCCGGCGAGATCGAACGGGTCGAGGTCGACGGCTGGTCGGCGCCCGCCTACCTGCGGGCCGGGCAGACCGTGCCCCGCCGCGATCGCGGCACGGCATTGCTCTGTCCGTTCGACCCGCTGATCTTCTTCCGTCCTCGGGTGAAGCGGATCTTCAACTTCCACTACCGCATCGAGATCTACACGCCTGCGGCCAAGAGGCAGTACGGCTACTACGTGTGGCCATTTCTGCTGAACGGTGAACTGGTGGCGCGGGTGGACCTCAAGGCCGACAGGGGCACCGACACGCTGCAGGTGCTGGGCGCCTTCGGTGAGCCCGACGCGCCGCGGGCCGGCACCGTCGCGGCCCTTGACGGTGAGTTGCGTTCGATGGCAACGTGGTTGGGTCTCAGCGGGGTCAGCGTGTCGAGCCGGGGCGACCTGGCCTCCGAGTTGCGCGCGGCCGTCAGGCAGGCCGGTTGA
- a CDS encoding dienelactone hydrolase family protein, which produces MPKITDSVTTADGSCPVSLFTPDGTGPWPGVVMFPDAGGVRDTFDQMAAKLAGFGYAVLLPDVYYREGDWAPFDMTTAFSNPQERARIMFMLGTVTPDRITRDATALFDYLAGRPEVRGERFGVCGYCMGGRISVLLAGRVPERVAAAASFHGGGLVSDNTDSPHLLADKMDALVYVGGAEKDPSFTADHAEQLEKALTAAGVRHTIEWYRAGHGFAVPDNPPYDPAADERHWAAMTQTFAEALA; this is translated from the coding sequence ATGCCGAAGATCACAGACAGTGTCACTACAGCCGACGGCAGCTGCCCCGTCAGCCTGTTCACCCCCGACGGCACCGGACCCTGGCCTGGCGTGGTGATGTTCCCCGACGCCGGCGGGGTCCGCGACACCTTCGACCAGATGGCGGCCAAGCTGGCGGGATTCGGCTACGCCGTGCTGCTGCCCGACGTGTACTACCGCGAGGGCGACTGGGCGCCGTTCGACATGACCACGGCGTTCAGCAACCCGCAGGAACGCGCCCGCATCATGTTCATGCTCGGCACCGTGACTCCGGACCGGATCACCCGGGACGCGACCGCCTTGTTCGACTATCTGGCCGGACGCCCCGAGGTCCGCGGTGAGCGCTTCGGAGTGTGCGGCTACTGCATGGGCGGACGGATTTCGGTCCTGCTGGCCGGCCGCGTTCCGGAACGCGTCGCCGCCGCGGCATCGTTTCACGGTGGCGGCCTGGTGAGCGACAACACGGACAGCCCGCATCTGTTGGCCGACAAGATGGACGCCCTCGTGTACGTCGGCGGGGCCGAAAAGGATCCGTCGTTCACAGCCGATCACGCCGAGCAACTCGAAAAGGCGCTCACGGCAGCGGGTGTGCGGCACACCATCGAGTGGTATCGGGCCGGCCACGGTTTCGCAGTCCCGGACAACCCGCCCTACGACCCCGCCGCCGACGAGCGGCACTGGGCGGCAATGACGCAAACCTTCGCCGAAGCCCTCGCCTAG